GGACAGAAGATCCGCATTCGCCTGAAGTCGTATGACCACGAGGTCATCGACACGTCCGCACGCAAGATCGTCGACACCGTGACCCGTGCGGGCGCAACCGTCGTCGGCCCCGTGCCCCTTCCGACCGAGAAGAACGTCGTGTGCGTCATCCGGTCGCCCCACAAGTACAAGGACAGCCGCGAGCACTTCGAGATGCGCACCCACAAGCGTCTGATCGACATCGTCGACCCGACGCCCAAGGCTGTCGACTCGCTGATGCGTCTCGACCTGCCGGCCGATGTCAACATCGAGATCAAGCTCTGAGGTTCGACATGGCTGACATCAATTCCAAGGTTTCCAAGGGCATGCTCGGCACGAAGCTCGGCATGACCCAGGTCTGGAACGAGAGCGGCAAGCTCGTTCCCGTCACCGTCATCGAGCTGGCACCGAACGTGGTCACCCAGGTCCGTACCCCCGAGAAGGACGGCTACAACGCCGTGCAGATCGCCTACGGCCAGATCGACCCCCGCAAGGTGAACAAGCCGCTCTCCGCTCACTTCGAGGCAGCCGGCGTCACGCCGCGTCGTCACGTCACCGAGATCCGCACCGCGGACGCCGGCGACTACACCCTGGGCCAGGAGCTCACGGTCGACGGCACCTTCGAGGCAGGCCAGCTCGTCGACGTCGTCGGCACGAGCAAGGGCAAGGGCTTCGCCGGTGTCATGAAGCGCCACAACTTCAAGGGCGTCTCGGCTTCGCACGGTGCACACCGCAACCACCGCAAGCCCGGCTCCATCGGCGCATCGTCGACCCCGAGCCGCGTCTTCAAGGGCATGCGCATGGCCGGCCGTATGGGTGGCGAGCGCGTGACCGTCCTCAACCTCACGGTGCACGCCATCGACATCGAGAAGGGACTCATGCTCGTCAAGGGCGCCGTCCCCGGTGCTCGTGGTCGCATCGTCTATGTCCGCAACGCAGTGAAGGGTGCCTGATCATGGCTGACTCCACTCTCGCGCTCGACGTCCTCAAGGCAGACGGCAAGAAGGCAGGCTCCATCGAGCTTCCCGCCGCACTGTTCGACGCCAAGACGAACATCCCGCTCATCCACCAGGTCGTCGTCGCGCAGCTCGCGGCGGCACGCCAGGGCACGCACTCGACCAAGCGTCGTGGCGAGGTCTCCGGTGCCGGCCGCAAGCCCTTCAAGCAGAAGGGCACGGGTAACGCCCGTCAGGGTTCCATCCGCGCGCCCCACATGACCGGTGGTGGCATCGTCCACGGCCCGAAGCCGCGTGACTACTCGCAGCGCACCCCCAAGAAGATGATCGCCGCCGCCCTGCTGGGCGCGCTCAGCGACCGCTTCCGCGGAGACCGCATCCACGCCATCGACTCCTTCGGGATCGACGGCACGCCCTCGACCAAGACCGCGGTGAGCTTCCTCACCAACGTCGTCTCGTCGAAGAACGTGCTCGTCGTCATCGAGCGGGGCGACGACGTGACGCTGAAGAGCATCCGCAACCTGTCGAACCTGCACGTGCTGACGTTCGACCAGCTCAACGCATACGACGTGCTCGTCTCCGACGACATCG
Above is a window of Microbacterium aurugineum DNA encoding:
- the rplC gene encoding 50S ribosomal protein L3 encodes the protein MADINSKVSKGMLGTKLGMTQVWNESGKLVPVTVIELAPNVVTQVRTPEKDGYNAVQIAYGQIDPRKVNKPLSAHFEAAGVTPRRHVTEIRTADAGDYTLGQELTVDGTFEAGQLVDVVGTSKGKGFAGVMKRHNFKGVSASHGAHRNHRKPGSIGASSTPSRVFKGMRMAGRMGGERVTVLNLTVHAIDIEKGLMLVKGAVPGARGRIVYVRNAVKGA
- the rplD gene encoding 50S ribosomal protein L4 translates to MADSTLALDVLKADGKKAGSIELPAALFDAKTNIPLIHQVVVAQLAAARQGTHSTKRRGEVSGAGRKPFKQKGTGNARQGSIRAPHMTGGGIVHGPKPRDYSQRTPKKMIAAALLGALSDRFRGDRIHAIDSFGIDGTPSTKTAVSFLTNVVSSKNVLVVIERGDDVTLKSIRNLSNLHVLTFDQLNAYDVLVSDDIVFTQAALEGFIASKSGANQEVSA
- the rpsJ gene encoding 30S ribosomal protein S10, translating into MAGQKIRIRLKSYDHEVIDTSARKIVDTVTRAGATVVGPVPLPTEKNVVCVIRSPHKYKDSREHFEMRTHKRLIDIVDPTPKAVDSLMRLDLPADVNIEIKL